A region of Amyelois transitella isolate CPQ chromosome 19, ilAmyTran1.1, whole genome shotgun sequence DNA encodes the following proteins:
- the LOC106132544 gene encoding uncharacterized protein DDB_G0283697-like — MRYLITFVVLACVVAAFSRPSDLNDDQEDNEYDNEEEAPVDDSLHEDDGPRVNNQEPTYAEQEEEDIQKSMNEEKRNVPSPSEHQSRNDKCDNSPDYKMNNGRESEDMKPQESYQPQSLQQHNRYIEVKDENEQTALSENMPNIAKEEKLARRAVSNRRGAKTTVNDSGDELFENAISKERIYKNNNNQRPDVDASNEPDHEAFFKNYYKSLQAAERNYENIPPNVYRDRRQAQDAGSAVSSVNSIIKDNSKNTIYENEENAIKRHIKKLSEQELQSLLNSLPEEKRTLLNKIIDNDKNHYDGVSKRDITKKAGAVEENIDNENSVFDSNKVHGSSEDIKNDVGCNTETTENVKTTEYHTEMSEMSSPKKTSSEELVHDKDSAFVNEAEKSTVNLNDSNNKESKSQVESNIQPSKLNSKRETSLNYVDNECSKFKDIKSVNTDLNPIDASENLNEETGFNYQNEDLTQFMGSDVLLDNNVIEHANKREALLENTDSFKSLEDSFPNSNTYKESGEYSEIDMVPLVRVKRRNDGTFIKKRSAQIIPNDRAAYIPRAENDDDDSEEGNEFEDDGLYDRSSNYAKNNFVDVSGKKIHNEKKEQADISREENIESDTMNIGSDSDSVLSGVEGVDDNLMYNSGTRNKRTFEMNTLGQDTELSSIVNVEPKTPSDNLNAANYQENDSFGPLPRNYEGELNRLKRIRRVKPPCNDVSSSDKTK; from the exons ATGCgctatttaataacatttgtcGTGCTTGCGTGCGTGGTGGCCGCTTTCAGCAGACCATCTGATTTGAACGA TGATCAAGAAGATAACGAATACGACAATGAAGAAGAAGCTCCTGTCGACGACTCACTGCACGAAGACGATGGCCCCAGGGTCAATAATCAG GAACCAACTTATGCTGAGCAAGAAGAAGAGGACATCCAAAAATCAATGAACGAAGAAAAGAGGAATGTGCCGTCGCCATCTGAGCACCAGTCACGTAACGACAAATGTGATAAT TCACCAGATTACAAGATGAATAATGGTCGAGAATCCGAAGATATGAAGCCACAAGAGTCTTACCAGCCGCAATCACTACAACAACataatagatatattgaagttaaagatgaaaatgaacaaactgcactgtcAGAAAACATGCCGAATATTGCTAAGGAGGAAAAATTAGCACGCCGAGCTGTTTCCAATAGGCGGGGCGCTAAAACTACTGTAAATGATAGTGGAGATGAACTGTTCGAAAACGCAATATCTAAAGAacgaatatataaaaacaataataatcaaCGCCCTGATGTTGATGCATCCAATGAACCAGACCACGAGGcgtttttcaaaaattattacaagtcATTACAAGCCGCTGAAAgaaactatgaaaatattcCACCAAATGTATATCGTGACAGACGTCAAGCTCAAGATGCTGGTTCAGCCGTCAGCTCTGTTAATTCAATTATCAAAGATAATagcaaaaatacaatttacgAAAACGAAGAGAATGCCATTAAAAGACATATCAAAAAGTTATCTGAACAAGAATTACAAAGTCTACTTAATTCTCTGCCTGAGGAAAAAAGAAcacttttgaataaaataatagataatgACAAAAATCATTACGATGGTGTAAGCAAAcgtgatataactaaaaaagcTGGTGCTGTAGaagaaaatattgacaatGAGAATAGTGTTTTTGATTCAAATAAGGTTCATGGATCATCtgaagatattaaaaatgatgTTGGGTGCAATACTGAAACAACAGAAAACGTAAAAACAACAGAATACCATACGGAAATGTCCGAAATGTCCAGTCCAAAAAAAACAAGCAGTGAGGAACTTGTACATGATAAGGACTCTGCTTTTGTAAATGAAGCGGAGAAATCAAcggtaaatttaaatgattctaataataaagaaagcaAAAGTCAAGTTGAATCTAATATCCAACCATCTAAACTAAATAGTAAAAGAGAAACTAGTCTAAACTATGTAGATAACGAATGCTCGAAGTTCAAGGATATCAAGTCAGTTAATACAGATTTAAATCCGATCGATGCGagtgaaaatttaaatgaagaaACTGGATTCAACTATCAAAATGAAGACTTAACACAATTCATGGGTAGTGATGTTCTTTTAGATAATAACGTTATAGAACACGCAAATAAACGAGAAGCATTGCTTGAAAATACCGATTCATTTAAGTCACTCGAGGACTCATTTCCTAACTCGAATACTTACAAAGAATCGGGTGAATATTCTGAGATTGATATGGTTCCTTTGGTTCGAGTAAAAAGGAGAAATGACGGAACGTTCATTAAAAAACGTTCTGCACAAATAATCCCCAATGACAGAGCAGCATATATTCCGAGGGCAGAAAATGATGACGATGACAGCGAAGAAGGAAATGAATTTGAGGACGATGGATTGTATGATCGCAGTTCTAATTatgccaaaaataattttgtcgaTGTTTCTGGCAAAAAAATTCACAAtgagaaaaaagaacaggCCGATATATCTCGAGAAGAGAATATAGAAAGTGATACTATGAATATTGGATCTGACTCAGATAGTGTACTATCAGGCGTCGAGGGTGTCGACGACAATTTAATGTACAACAGCGGAACTCGAAACAAGCGTACATTTGAAATGAATACTTTAGGTCAAGATACAGAGCTTTCTTCGATAGTAAATGTAGAACCAAAAACCCCATCGGACAATTTAAATGCTGCAAATTATCAAGAAAACGACTCCTTTGGCCCTCTTCCTAGAAATTATGAGGGAGAATTAAACcgattaaaaagaataagacgaGTAAAGCCACCATGTAACGATGTATCCTCTTCAGATAAAACTAAATAG